The genomic segment TACATGCATTTAATCAACCACATATCAAAATATCATGCTAGAGTGATCATGTGCACtggtaaaaatttttttcattaaatttttttcAATATGAATCGCTATTCACCTGTGAAGGCTGACTGCTCCAACTGACTGTTAGGTTTGCTCCAACTttcaatggaccttatccgcaatgacgtcacAGTCATAAAATGGCGGCGATAGTTGTGGGactttcgtaaaatttgtatggacgactatgggaagaaaaacTTTTAACAATCATAtaaagaagatatcgagctctaaccctcaggtatggctataagacattacaacaAATACGTAGAAGTGATTTTCAGGTGGTTTTCAAACTAGCGCTAGGCTGTTATTCATTCTGTTACCTTATGCAGGTTAGAGTTTGATATCTTCtatcttggctgagatatcatCGTTCGAAAATTTTCCTCCAATGGTCGCCCATATAAATTTTACTCCCACAACCATCGCAGCCATTTTTACGCTTctgacgtcattgcggataaggtccataggTTAGTATGTGTAAATCACAGTTGAGATTGTCTTATTATAGTGTTTGATAATCAACTAGCACTTATACAGGAAGGAATAATATTAGCTTTCCTTGTAGGAACATACATAGTTTACAATACAGAAAAATTGACACTGCAAATCTCATCCTTTTAAGGAAGCATATTTGTCCTCCAACATCTAGTGTCTTTATTAGGAAAATCAGACAGAGCTTCATGTGTCTACAGAGCTCCATGTAGTGTCTACATTACAATGTTCTCACCTCTCTGAAGCTGATTTGTCCATCATTGTCTTCGTCCACCTCCTTTATCATTGCTTTGAGGCCAAGGTGAGTCTGTGGTTCTCCTAATTTCTCCATCATCAACTTCAGCTCCATTAGGTCAATGTAATTGCTTCTGTCAACATCATATCTAGCAGAATTAACAGTTATTGGTTTTAAAAGAGAGGTAAAAATTCACTTCATTTTCTTCCCGCTTACTTTTGAAATACTTTACGGTATTCCTTGATTTCTTGTATGCTAAACTCTTTGAATTCGGCGtagactgactggctgactttCACCGGCTTAACTTCTCCCTCGTTAACTTGTTGCTGTCTTGCGAGCTTCGCGGATAACTCCGAGTCGGCCATTTCTGCTTTAATCTCACTACAAGTGGTTACAATCTGAAAGTGCAAATGTAGAAATCCTTACAATCTCGCTCAG from the Dysidea avara chromosome 13, odDysAvar1.4, whole genome shotgun sequence genome contains:
- the LOC136242562 gene encoding EF-hand domain-containing protein D2-like, whose product is MADSELSAKLARQQQVNEGEVKPVKVSQSVYAEFKEFSIQEIKEYRKVFQKYDVDRSNYIDLMELKLMMEKLGEPQTHLGLKAMIKEVDEDNDGQISFREFMLIFKKARDGTLTVAGLTKIASVCDVSQEGVGGAKSFFEAKAKQQADAAKFENEIKSEQEKKRKEAEEAAERKQAFKEKASMWK